TTAAATCCATTTCGTGTTTTTTAATCAACAGTAATATATGTCTACAAGCAAAGCAAGTTCAatacaatataaattatatatttaaaactatattaaaatttaaatttcaAAATCAATGTAATGAAATGATAGTAATagcttttattttaataaattaatgaCCATATGAAGTTTTTAATTAGTTAAAGTaacaatttatataaatatattttatatattattgtactcattttatttaattagctacataatttgttttttacgTAACATACATTTTAGACATGAAACGTAGTAAATATAGCTGTTtgcaaattttattttatataataaaacatagtgtttaaatgaaaaataggAATTTCATAGTATGTTTCATTAATATGATTTTAAGAActgaacaaaataaatattatattccaTTTTGGTATTTTTCGAATGTGAACAGTAGAAACCacacaaattatattttaatataatttccacattgaaaattatatatcttAAAGATTACATAGCTTAACATGAGCTGACtttgtattatttgaaattataattttttaaaagttttatgaaaattaaaatattttcattataatgTTGATACTATAGTTTGATGAATATTATGATGCAGCAAATAAgtaaaaaacgaaaaaataaagtacTGTAATAAATCTTTGTTACACAGATTCTTATAAAACTGTATGCATGCTactaaaacaaaatttcaTATTACCTAAAAGGTAAACAATATGAAAAGGTATTTGGATAAATATTGAATATTTCTAAATTGTCtagaataatatattaatatttgatTATAATTAGCATATTTTTCGTGACCCTGATGGAAACATGATACATAATCCAAAAGAGAGAAAACAAAGAAATATTCCAGAATGTGTTTTTATATCACTCTTTTAATACTCtaaatgttaaaaatatatagtaatatttataagatatttaatttatatatattttatatataaaggaaAAGAAATAATGAGATAGTATTTTGATTTACttgtatataaattcatCAAATGatatttccatatttttaacgTGATTGAATTCCACATTTAAAAAGGAATCTATTTCATCTTCTGTTAATTTCACACCAGTACCTACACATTGATATTAAAATgcatttaattttgaattaaatatgaaaatataatatcttCATCATCTTAAAATTGAACATCTCAGTATTTTGTTGTGTACCATAGTATATTTAGAACTTACCCAATGTCattaataaatgttttaGTTTTGCAAAGGTAATTGTTTTACTGCCTTCATTAGTATGGGCTTGTAACGATGTTAATAGCATTTTCCCAATGTTTTCATCATAGTAAAATTCTTGTATAAGAGCATAGAAAttgtttaaatttaaatttccGTTTGTCTTACATtctgtattttttaaaaagatgattatatattaatgtaatattaaaacaatatatgttatatatgACATACTGAAATGTGCgatgttaaaaaatgatgcaAGTCaacaaaaatgtatatatatatttcaccCTCGAGTAAAGAAGCTGATTCATCTTTGTTAAGATAAATTCCAATCGACTTTAATAGATATAGCAACTGATTCCCATCTAgtccatttttatttttattgaatTCATTAAATATGAATTCGATTTCGCGTCTcttaaaaacatataaatattgtgAAAATTAAGATGGATGTAGAGTGATTAaatagttttatttatgcattaaataaaaatatttttacgTTACCCTTTCCttagaaaatttatatttgtccATTTagaatattaaaaatgagGATTGTACTGGAGGAAAATTACATTTAAATTTCGGTACTTATCTGTTTTTCTTTAAGACAGATAAACATCAGTTTTTATcaaaagtaataaa
The DNA window shown above is from Plasmodium berghei ANKA genome assembly, chromosome: 7 and carries:
- a CDS encoding calmodulin-like protein, putative; this encodes MDKYKFSKERRREIEFIFNEFNKNKNGLDGNQLLYLLKSIGIYLNKDESASLLEECKTNGNLNLNNFYALIQEFYYDENIGKMLLTSLQAHTNEGSKTITFAKLKHLLMTLGTGVKLTEDEIDSFLNVEFNHVKNMEISFDEFIYKVLKE